The following are encoded in a window of Sphaeramia orbicularis chromosome 20, fSphaOr1.1, whole genome shotgun sequence genomic DNA:
- the rnf6 gene encoding E3 ubiquitin-protein ligase RNF6, translated as MDPPSGGDERRRQAERLRREEAYYHFINELSEEEYRLMRDSNLLGTPGEVTAEELRQRLDGAKERVSSQPRTEQQAQTADSGEQQGSSGDGEERGAGGRRTAGSAEPGAEASNGDSLLEWLNTFRRTGNATRSGQSGNQTWRAVSRTNPNSGEFRFSLEININHDQPEPGEHNDTSDPAELPVTAPNTTSASIRTASSFSNPRPSTTPRPAPYPSPRPALSRRMQTRRTRSSTTTLSMSPPALPTPVAPQTTAQRRGSTLHSLAPPQSVPTPPLDQTAPLQLQAPNAEEHGRDNMTPPLDCPRVSPESGPQVPAVGHESRGSRTRTRGRTRRAAAGPSSISSRLTRRSRSPLHRTPVSSITPPSNTGISGSSIHTVEPNSSANSVSMETEEVVTEPAAVTEPAIETGERESESHITGGGSSAVRRHPTIMLDLQVRRIRPGENRDRDSIASRTRSRARVAENTVTFESDSGGFRRTISRSERAGIRTYVSTIRIPLRRISETGLGEPNSTALRSILRQIMTGFGELSSLMETEADSENVAPSHADASGTNNSTSPAGHLHSNERAAGQVGTGGTDQERLGLMGTEEDHGGQARLGGGVVSTTEGRATSRDTNNLVENGTLPILRLAHFFLLNDEEDDEHPRGLTKEQIDNLATRTYGQASLEGEIGRACSVCINEYAQGNKLRRLPCSHEFHIHCIDRWLSDNNTCPICRQPILGVHHD; from the exons ATGGACCCTCCTAGTGGGGGAGACGAACGGCGGAGGCAGGCAGAGCGTCTTCGTCGAGAGGAGGCCTACTATCATTTCATTAATGAATTAAGTGAGGAGGAGTACCGCCTAATGAGGGACAGCAACCTGCTGGGCACTCCTG GTGAGGTAACTGCTGAGGAACTTCGCCAGCGTCTTGATGGAGCTAAGGAGCGAGTGTCATCTCAGCCCCGTACTGAGCAGCAAGCACAGACTGCTGATTCTGGAGAACAGCAAGGCAGTAGCGGGGATGGAGAGGAGAGAGGGGCTGGAGGGAGACGAACAGCAG ggagcgcagaacctggagcGGAAGCATCAAATGGGGACTCATTACTGGAGTGGTTGAACACTTTCAGGCGCACTGGAAATGCAACTCGCAGTGGGCAGAGTGGGAACCAGACATGGCGAGCTGTCAGCCGGACCAACCCAAACAGTGGAGAATTCCGCTTTAGCCTGGAAATCAATATCAACCACGATCAGCCGGAGCCAGGGGAGCATAATGACACCTCAGACCCTGCAGAGTTGCCAGTAACTGCTCCAAACACGACATCGGCCTCTATACGCACCGCTTCCTCCTTCTCCAACCCTCGGCCTTCAACTACACCAAGGCCAGCCCCTTACCCTTCCCCCCGCCCAGCCCTCAGTCGGAGGATGCAGACTCGGCGTACACGCAGCAGTACTACTACTCTTTCTATGAGCCCCCCTGCTCTTCCCACACCAGTGGCCCCCCAAACCACTGCCCAGAGAAGAGGTTCTACTTTGCACTCTTTAGCTCCACCCCAATCTGTTCCCACCCCTCCTCTTGACCAAACTGCACCTTTACAACTTCAAGCCCCAAATGCAGAAGAGCATGGGCGTGATAATATGACCCCTCCTCTAGACTGTCCCCGTGTGTCACCTGAGTCCGGGCCTCAGGTCCCAGCAGTGGGACATGAATCACGTGGCAGTAGGACTCGAACACGTGGACGCACACGTAGGGCGGCGGCAGGTCCCAGCAGTATTTCATCACGCCTCACAAGGCGAAGTCGTTCACCCTTGCACAGAACACCTGTTTCCAGTATCACTCCTCCATCAAACACTGGAATCAGTGGCTCTAGCATCCACACTGTTGAGCCAAACAGTAGTGCAAATTCTGTGTCCATGGAGACAGAGGAGGTTGTGACAGAACCTGCAGCTGTAACAGAGCCTGCCATAGAGACAGGAGAACGTGAGAGTGAGTCACATATTACCGGAGGAGGAAGTTCTGCAGTACGCCGGCATCCAACTATCATGTTGGACCTGCAAGTAAGAAGGATTCGACCTGGAGAAAACCGTGACCGTGATAGCATAGCTAGTAGAACGCGTTCTCGTGCCCGGGTTGCTGAGAATACAGTCACATTTGAAAGTGACAGTGGAGGATTTAGACGCACAATCTCCCGCTCTGAGCGAGCAGGTATCCGCACCTATGTGAGCACTATCCGAATTCCCTTGAGGCGCATTAGTGAGACAGGCCTGGGAGAGCCAAATTCTACTGCCCTTCGCTCCATCTTACGCCAGATCATGACCGGATTTGGAGAACTCAGCTCATTAATGGAGACAGAAGCAGACTCTGAAAATGTTGCCCCTAGTCATGCTGATGCTAGTGGTACAAACAATAGCACTAGCCCAGCTGGTCATCTGCACTCAAATGAGAGGGCAGCCGGTCAGGTTGGTACAGGTGGGACAGATCAGGAGAGACTAGGGTTGATGGGAACTGAAGAGGACCATGGTGGGCAGGCAAGGCTCGGAGGAGGTGTAGTGAGTACCACAGAGGGGCGGGCCACCAGCAGAGACACCAACAACCTCGTAGAGAATGGCACTTTACCCATTCTGCGGTTGGCACACTTCTTCTTGCTGaatgatgaagaggatgatgaaCACCCCCGTGGCCTGACCAAAGAGCAGATTGACAATCTAGCCACACGTACCTATGGCCAGGCTAGTTTGGAGGGGGAGATAGGCCGTGCTTGCAGTGTCTGCATTAATGAGTATGCCCAGGGCAACAAGCTGCGCCGTCTGCCCTGTTCTCATGAATTCCACATCCACTGTATCGACCGCTGGCTCTCTGATAACAACACCTGTCCAATATGTAGGCAACCCATACTTGGAGTGCATCATGATTGA
- the LOC115411560 gene encoding cyclin-dependent kinase 8, whose amino-acid sequence MDYDFKVKLTGERERVEDLFEYEGCKVGRGTYGHVYKAKRKDGKDDKDYALKQIEGTGISMSACREIALLRELKHPNVISLQKVFLSHADRKVWLLFDYAEHDLWHIIKFHRASKANKKPLQLPRGMVKSLLYQILDGIHYLHANWVLHRDLKPANILVMGEGPERGRVKIADMGFARLFNSPLKPLADLDPVVVTFWYRAPELLLGARHYTKAIDIWAIGCIFAELLTSEPIFHCRQEDIKTSNPYHHDQLDRIFNVMGFPADKDWEDIKKMPEHSTLMKDFRRNTYTNCSLIKYMEKHKVKPDSKAFHLLQKLLTMDPIRRITSEQAMQDPYFLEEPLPTSDVFAGCQIPYPKREFLTEEEPEDKADKKNQQQQQGNNHTNGAGHTGNPENSHAQGPPLKKVRVVPPTTTSGGLIMTSDYQRSNPHAAYQNPGPSTSLPQSSMGYSSTSQQPPQYSHQTHRY is encoded by the exons ATGGACTATGATTTTAAAGTGAAGCTGACCGGCGAAAGAGAGCGTGTCGAGGACCTGTTTGAGTACGAAGGATGCAAAGTGGGAAGAGGCACCTACGGCCATGTATACAAGGCGAAGAGAAAAGATGG GAAGGATGATAAGGACTACGCCCTCAAGCAGATTGAAGGCACTGGCATCTCCATGTCAGCCTGCAGAGAGATTGCA CTTCTCCGGGAGCTGAAGCACCCCAATGTCATCTCACTGCAGAAGGTTTTCCTATCACATGCAGACCGTAAAGTGTGGCTGCTCTTCGACTACGCCGAACATGATCTCTGG CACATAATTAAGTTCCACAGAGCATCCAAGGCTAACAAGAAGCCACTTCAGCTGCCTAGAGGAATGGTCAAGTCCCTGCTCTACCAGATTCTGGATGGCATACATTACCTCCACGCCAACTGGGTCCTTCACAGAGACCTT AAACCAGCTAACATTTTAGTGATGGGTGAAGGGCCAGAGAGGGGTAGAGTAAAAATTG CGGACATGGGTTTTGCTCGTCTCTTCAATTCACCATTGAAGCCTTTAGCCGATCTCGACCCTGTGGTAGTCACCTTTTGGTACAGAGCACCTGAACTGCTGCTGGGGGCTCGGCACTACACCAAAGCCATCG ACATCTGGGCGATTGGCTGCATCTTTGCAGAGCTGCTGACGTCTGAGCCTATATTCCACTGTCGCCAGGAGGATATCAAGACCAGTAACCCTTACCACCATGACCAACTGGACCGTATCTTTAACGTTATGGGCTTCCCTGCTG ATAAAGACTGGGAGGACATCAAAAAGATGCCAGAACACTCCACACTGATGAAAGACTTCAGAAGAAACAC ATACACAAACTGCAGCCTTATAAAGTACATGGAAAAACACAAAGTCAAACCAGACAGCAAAGCATTCCACTTG CTGCAGAAGCTGTTGACCATGGACCCCATCCGTAGAATCACGTCAGAGCAGGCCATGCAGGACCCCTACTTTTTGGAGGAGCCCCTGCCAACCTCTGA tgtgttTGCGGGCTGCCAGATTCCCTATCCTAAGAGGGAGTTCTTGACAGAGGAGGAGCCAGAAGACAAGGCAGATAAA AAAAACCAGCAGCAGCAACAGGGAAATAACCACACGAATGGAGCGGGGCACACTGGTAACCCTGAAAACAGCCACGCCCAAGGCCCGCCTCTGAAGAAAGTGCGAGTTGTTCCGCCCACCACTACCTCAGGTGGCCTCATCATGACCTCAGACTACCAG CGCTCCAATCCACATGCTGCCTACCAGAACCCTGGACCAAGCACATCACTGCCCCAAAGCAGCATGGGATACTCCTCTACCTCCCAACAGCCGCCCCAGTACTCTCACCAGACCCACCGCTACTGA